The genome window GCCCTCCTGGGTGGGGTTATCGGTGGCTGGCAGGGCCAGCGCAGTGTGTCCGCCCACAGCCACCTGCTGATTCCAGGCGGACCCAGCCCCTGGGCCGATGCCCACTGCCTCCTCAGCCCGTATCTGGGGAGGGGGTCTGGCAGGTGGCAGAGTGCCCCCCAAGGCTCCCCTTCTGTTTCACAGGACATTGGCTTGGGGAGGCTTTGATGTTCAGAGCCAAGTTTAACTATGTGACTTAATGGCAGTGTGGCCTTGGAGCCAGTTACTCAGCCTCTCTAAGCCTCTAGTTCCCCATTTGTAAAGCCAGGGGGAGGGTGGGTCCTACCAGAAGCTCGCAGTACCATGGGGGGAGAATTGTCTGGGGTAACATCACGGACTCCGGTACACAGCGCCAGAGCACAGAAGAAGTGCTCTTTAAGTAGCTGTTGGGGGCTAATGGTGCAGCGGTTGCTAtggggaggtggaagggaagTGGAGAGCAGATTTGCCAAGCTGGCTGTTCCTCCTCTCACGGGAAGCTTAGAGATCCCCAGCATACTCAGACTGCCCTCTGGCCTCACAGTTGACCTAGGGATTGGCTTGACTGTCATGGTGTGAGGCAAGGGGACCAGATATGGCAGGCTGACTCCCTTAGGACCTGACAACACCATTTAATCTTTAGAATAAACACAGGTCTTCATCATTGTTGGCGGTGGAAAGCTAGGGAAGGACTTCAGCCATGGCCTGAGACACTTAAGTTAGACATTTTCGCATGGCGGTTACCTCTCACAGAAAGGAGAGGCCTTACAGAGCTGGGTGGAGAGAAGGGCCGGCCATCTCTTATGTGACCTGCTGGGCTCATGTGTCACCCTTTTTCCATGCAGTGGTGAAGTTCATGGATGTCTACCAGCGCAGCTACTGCCGTCCCATCGAGACCCTGGTGGACATCTTCCAGGAGTACCCAGATGAGATTGAATTCATCTTCAAGCCGTCCTGTGTGCCCCTGATGCGGTGCGGGGGCTGCTGTAATGATGAAAGTCTGGAGTGTGTGCCCACCGAGGAGTTCAACATCACCATGCAGGTGGGCACCAGCAGGGAGCCGGGGTGGGGACGGGGGCGGTGCACCCTCAGGCTTTGGCCCCAGGTGTTCCCTGGCCCTTTCCTGGGCAGCTCTTAAAGGGAGGAGCTAGGCTTGCCTTGCCCAGCTCCTGCCGTGGAGTCAGTCAAGGGGAGATGCGGGCGTCTGACCCTCTTTGGAGAAAAAGATGCTTGCGTTTCTGAGCCCAGGTTTCCAGCAATCCCTGAttacctcctcctccttcctggccTCTGCCCCCTGGGCTCAGGAGGGGGCTGACACCTGTGACAGgagcccctcctcccttcctctcttggAGGAGGACAGCCCTACCTCCTTGGGGGCTCTGTTTGGGAAGCTGGATGAGTCTGGTCTGTGGGGAGTTTAAAAAGTCAGTCTGTTGGTGCTGCCTGGTGATGGGGCATGTCTCAGCCTGGATGGGGCTGGAGGGAACTCTTGAGACCCCAGGGAGGAGTGGGTGGCTCTTGGGTGGCTACTGGGGGTAGGGTGAGGCCTGGAGGGGATaacaggaggggagggagggggagaggcaaGAACCCAGGACCTGAATTCCCAGCCTGGCCAACCCTGCAGACATGTCTGCCCTCAAGAGAAGCAGGGGCTCCTTGAGGTCAGCAGGGTGGGGGGAGTTGGGGTGGGCCTGAGGCTCTTTCATAGAGCCCTTGGTCCCCTCACACTTCCACCACTCTTTCCTGCTCTGTAGAACCCCTGGGTGCTGAGTGGCAAGAGCCATGGGGTTTCCCACCTGGGTATGGCTGGCTGGGTCACTAACCTCTGTGATCTGCTTCCTTTCCCTTCAGATTATGCGGATCAAACCTCACCAAGGCCAGCACATAGGAGAGATGAGCTTCCTACAGCATAACAAATGTGAATGCAGGTGAGGCTAGAGTCTTGGAGTCATTCATTCAATTAACAGCAGCAGGGGGCTTGTTCTGGACCAGAGTTAAACATGTTCCAGAGTGAAGCATGTTAACCCATTTTCACCCTCCAGCTGTATAACTGTGGGCGTTTCGGTTTTATTTtaatgtgcctcagtttccacatctgtgaaatgggcacaatAACACTATTACGTACTGCCTAGCgttgttataaggattaagtGAGTTGTTATATGTCAAGAGATTAAAACTGTACTGATGTATCATAAATACTATGCtactattattgttactattaccATCTGAACTcctctctgttttattcttttctttttctctacccaCTGCAGACCAAAGAAAGATAAAGCAAGGCAAGAAAAGTAAGTGGCCACAATTTTCGCCCTTCTCCGTCTCCTTGACTAATTGTCTTGGTTTGGGGCTCTTGGTTTCCTCTCTCAGGGGGTTGGGGTCTGATGGCGGGGGGGTCACCTGAGTCTGAGAGTTGGTTTCATGGGGACTCGTGGTGGCAGCAGCGGGATGGAGCAAGTCCTAGGATGACAGCTCTAGAATGACTGACAAAACCCAGCCTGGTGCCTGGAGCTTCCTTTGGAAGAGACGATGCGTCTCCGGGCCATTCCTGGCCGGGATTTGCGGTCTTGGTGTGTGTGGGGCCAGCATGGACGCTGGCTCCCGGGCCTGCTCTAGCCTCCCATCACCCATGGCAGAGAGAGGGAGTGGGTGGCAGAGAGGCCAGCTTTTGTGTGTTAGAGGAAGTGGCCTCTTTCAGTGGCTGCAGTGGTGGTGCAGTTGGACTGGGGGGCCAGCTGGAGTGTTTTCTTGATGCGTGCCCTCCTGTGGGAGTGAGACAGGCCAGAGCCGCTCAGCCCCCGTGGCCAGGGAGAAAGAGCTGAATGTTGGCTATCTTCTGAGGCTTCTAGTTGCTCAGTGTGGAGGGCCAGGTCAGGATAGAGCAGTGGGGGAGAGGTCTGGGGGCCGTGAGCCTTCAGGATGGGGTGAGCAGCTGGCACAGGAGAGAGCCTGCAGGCGAAGAGACTGAGAGAGAGTacctcccgcccccccccaccgTCCCATCTGACCCCCAACGCTCTGGTGACACAAGCCCCCGAGGCCTCGACCCCTTGCCTCTTCCCTAAGCCCCCAGCTCCCAGTATTGCTGTGGCTCCAGAGCAGTGAGTGGGGAGAGCAGGTGCAGAGAGAATGTGCGAGTGAGTGCAGACCCTCCTCCTTCCAgtattttctccctctcctccatcccttcccccctctcttctctcctgtgGTCCCCTGTGGCTGTCCTCCTGAGGGGTATTCTCAGGGGGGGGGGCTGGTTCCCTTGAGGGGGACAGGCTTCAGCCTGCCCCCCCCCACCTGCCCGTTCCCCAAATCCCTGCCTTGCCCACAGGGAGAGTGGGGGGCTCGCCTGGGCTCGGAAGAGAGTCTGGTGAGATGGTGTAGCAGGCTTTGACAGGCTGGGGAGAGGACCTGCTGCCAAGGGCcgcccaggcccctcctccccacGCCTCCCtaactcccaccccaccctgccgcCTGCCTGGGGCTCCCAGGACACCCAGCCCCGCCTCTCGGCCCAGGTTATGGCTGGGCTAGCTGGCGCCTTTCATGTGCCGCCCTTGGTTTTGTGCCAGCTCCAAGATAGCTGCTCCCCCACAACCGGGGTTCACGGAGGCAGGGCCCCTGGAGGGACCCCCTTGCCATTGTACTTGGACGTGAAGAAGGCAGAAGGTGCCTGGAGCATGCGCCTACACACGGCCCCCCCTTACCCCTCAGCCAGTCAGGTCTCTGACTTCCTCCCCAAATCCTGGCCTGCCTTCCAGAGGCCCTGACCTTCAGGGTCAGACCTGTTCAGGGCTGCCGGGCACAGAGCCAGCCCTCTACGCTTTGCCCCCCTGCCTGGGACCAGGAGACACCACAAGTGTGGAGGCCTGCAGGTCCAGGGTCCTCCACCCAGCCTCTGGTCCCCCCTCACAGCCTTGCTAGGGTGTGGCTAAAGTGGGTgaagccccaccccccaccccaagggtGACTAAAGTGAGACGAGGGTGCCTTCAAAGTGCCCGCCACCCTGTCCCCATCCCGCCTGTGTGCCCGTGTGCAAGCTCTCCCGCGTGCCCCGGAGTGTGTCCTGCGTCCTGCGCCCCTCActgcttcctttcctct of Cervus canadensis isolate Bull #8, Minnesota chromosome 28, ASM1932006v1, whole genome shotgun sequence contains these proteins:
- the VEGFA gene encoding vascular endothelial growth factor A isoform X5, whose protein sequence is MNFLLSWVHWSLALLLYLHHAKWSQAAPMAEGGQKPHEVVKFMDVYQRSYCRPIETLVDIFQEYPDEIEFIFKPSCVPLMRCGGCCNDESLECVPTEEFNITMQIMRIKPHQGQHIGEMSFLQHNKCECRPKKDKARQEKCDKPRR
- the VEGFA gene encoding vascular endothelial growth factor A isoform X4; protein product: MAEGGQKPHEVVKFMDVYQRSYCRPIETLVDIFQEYPDEIEFIFKPSCVPLMRCGGCCNDESLECVPTEEFNITMQIMRIKPHQGQHIGEMSFLQHNKCECRPKKDKARQEKKSVRGKGKGQKRKRKKSRYKSWSAPCGPCSERRKHLFVQDPQTCKCSCKNTDSRCKARQLELNERTCRCDKPRR
- the VEGFA gene encoding vascular endothelial growth factor A isoform X3, with the protein product MNFLLSWVHWSLALLLYLHHAKWSQAAPMAEGGQKPHEVVKFMDVYQRSYCRPIETLVDIFQEYPDEIEFIFKPSCVPLMRCGGCCNDESLECVPTEEFNITMQIMRIKPHQGQHIGEMSFLQHNKCECRPKKDKARQENPCGPCSERRKHLFVQDPQTCKCSCKNTDSRCKARQLELNERTCRCDKPRR